From Methanobacterium congolense, one genomic window encodes:
- a CDS encoding DUF11 domain-containing protein, which produces MYRKHRRPAFLLLTVFFVICAAGAAAAQEAVDVNITKTAPDTVVAGDNITYNITVTNTNPDEDAQAVTLVDDVTGKLVDPQYSVDGVDKGSWNGTHIWDVLPAQTSVLVKIWGQVNPSQPAGPWLYNDATVFSANDPNQDNNYAHTWTLVSTAADLNITKTAPDTVVAGNNITYDIVVANNGPSDAQAVTLVDDVTGKLINPQFSIDGVNMGSWGGAYGGSYVWDVLAAQTSVLVKIWGQVNPSQPAGPWLYNDATVFSVTDPNQDNNYAHTWTWVYTLADVYVQKTAPANVTAGENITYNIVVGNNGPSDAQNVTVTDTLDSWLSGATYTLDGADMGSWTGSLSLGTLAPGKYVTIIITGLVNATAPAGSLIGNTVSAITDTSDPFMDNNTASTVTGVVTATSGGEGVLPPISGGEAVTEEPLSGGEAVSAETIPMETTGSPVTLLVMALLVLLASLSGIRRS; this is translated from the coding sequence ATGTATAGGAAGCACAGGCGTCCTGCATTTTTATTACTGACGGTATTCTTCGTAATATGTGCTGCTGGCGCCGCCGCTGCTCAGGAAGCTGTAGACGTAAACATTACCAAGACTGCACCTGATACTGTGGTTGCTGGTGACAACATTACGTATAATATAACCGTCACTAACACCAACCCTGATGAAGATGCTCAAGCCGTTACATTGGTAGATGATGTGACTGGTAAACTCGTTGATCCCCAGTACTCTGTTGATGGGGTGGATAAAGGTTCGTGGAATGGTACCCACATCTGGGATGTTTTACCAGCGCAAACTTCTGTTTTGGTGAAAATTTGGGGTCAAGTGAATCCTTCACAACCTGCTGGGCCTTGGTTGTACAACGATGCAACTGTTTTCTCAGCAAACGATCCAAATCAGGACAACAACTATGCTCATACCTGGACATTGGTATCTACCGCAGCTGATTTAAATATTACCAAGACTGCACCAGATACTGTTGTTGCAGGTAATAATATTACTTACGACATCGTGGTCGCTAACAATGGACCTTCTGATGCTCAAGCTGTTACATTGGTAGATGATGTGACTGGTAAACTCATTAATCCACAGTTCTCGATTGATGGAGTGAATATGGGTTCTTGGGGTGGTGCATATGGTGGTTCATACGTTTGGGATGTGTTAGCAGCGCAAACTTCTGTTTTGGTGAAAATTTGGGGTCAGGTGAATCCTTCACAACCTGCTGGGCCTTGGTTGTACAACGATGCAACTGTTTTCTCAGTAACCGATCCAAATCAGGACAACAACTATGCTCATACATGGACATGGGTCTACACCTTAGCTGATGTTTACGTCCAGAAGACTGCTCCTGCTAACGTGACTGCTGGTGAAAACATTACCTACAACATCGTAGTCGGTAACAATGGACCTTCTGATGCTCAAAACGTTACTGTGACGGATACATTGGATTCATGGCTCAGTGGCGCGACCTACACTTTAGATGGTGCCGATATGGGTTCTTGGACAGGTTCCTTGAGTCTTGGTACTCTTGCACCTGGTAAATACGTCACCATAATTATAACAGGTCTTGTGAATGCTACTGCACCTGCAGGTTCTCTTATTGGAAACACCGTGTCTGCCATTACAGATACTTCTGATCCATTCATGGATAATAACACTGCAAGTACTGTGACTGGTGTGGTTACTGCAACAAGTGGTGGTGAAGGAGTACTTCCACCTATTAGTGGAGGAGAAGCTGTAACAGAAGAACCTTTATCTGGTGGAGAGGCTGTTTCTGCTGAAACTATTCCAATGGAAACCACTGGTTCACCAGTAACTTTACTGGTAATGGCACTTCTCGTGTTGCTAGCAAGTCTGTCTGGTATTAGAAGATCCTAA
- a CDS encoding small multi-drug export protein, translated as MDLFTNITLVFISGIVELWLAVPTGIALKLNPILIVVVSASSSILAVLIVAFLGDSIRNRFIAWRYGEDKKFETRRIHDVWNKYGVVGLGLLSPLLFGAPLGTAVGITFGVRKDNLILWMSLGIIIWSVGLTAAGIMGLMSFEALSK; from the coding sequence GTGGACCTTTTTACAAACATTACACTTGTTTTCATAAGCGGGATCGTGGAACTCTGGCTTGCAGTTCCAACGGGAATTGCACTCAAGTTAAATCCCATTTTAATCGTTGTAGTATCAGCTTCCAGTTCCATTTTAGCTGTTTTGATAGTGGCGTTTTTAGGAGATTCCATCAGGAACAGATTCATTGCATGGAGATATGGAGAGGATAAAAAATTTGAAACCAGGAGGATCCATGATGTCTGGAATAAATATGGAGTTGTGGGTCTGGGATTGTTATCTCCACTGCTTTTTGGTGCTCCCCTTGGAACTGCAGTAGGTATTACCTTTGGGGTCAGGAAAGACAATTTGATACTATGGATGTCCCTGGGAATAATCATATGGAGCGTAGGACTGACTGCAGCAGGAATAATGGGTTTGATGAGTTTTGAAGCACTTTCAAAATGA
- a CDS encoding inositol-3-phosphate synthase produces the protein MEKIKIAIIGIGNCASSLIQGIHYYKYRDPQDVIGLMHWDIGGYTPSDIEVVAAFDIDKRKVGKDVSQAIFEKPNCTTVFCEDVPESGVEVSMGCVLDGVAPHMADFKEDHTFVVSDEAENEKDEIIKILKESGAEILLNYLPVGSEDATRFYAQCALEAGVAFINNMPVFVVSDPEWDAKFREKGIPTVGDDIKAQIGATITHRTLANLFRDRGVKLERTYQLNTGGNTDFLNMLNRSRLDSKKESKTEAVQAVLAERLEPENIHIGPSDYVTWQQDNKLCFLRMEGKTFGDVPMNIELRLSVEDSPNSAGCVIDAIRCCKLALERGIGGQLTSISAYTMKHPPEQFTDDVARNMVEEFIAGKRER, from the coding sequence TTGGAAAAGATAAAGATAGCGATAATTGGTATTGGTAACTGTGCAAGCTCCCTCATACAGGGAATACACTATTACAAATACAGGGATCCCCAGGATGTCATCGGTCTGATGCACTGGGATATAGGGGGCTACACACCCTCTGACATAGAGGTGGTTGCTGCCTTTGACATCGACAAGAGGAAGGTTGGAAAGGATGTGAGCCAAGCCATATTCGAAAAACCCAACTGTACAACTGTTTTCTGTGAGGATGTACCAGAAAGTGGTGTTGAAGTATCCATGGGATGCGTACTTGATGGTGTGGCACCACACATGGCAGATTTTAAAGAGGACCATACATTCGTTGTTTCAGATGAAGCAGAGAATGAAAAGGATGAAATAATAAAGATTTTAAAGGAAAGTGGAGCAGAGATACTTCTAAACTACCTTCCAGTTGGTTCTGAAGATGCAACAAGGTTCTATGCACAGTGTGCACTTGAAGCTGGTGTTGCGTTCATCAACAACATGCCTGTTTTCGTGGTTAGCGATCCTGAATGGGATGCTAAGTTCAGGGAAAAGGGAATACCAACAGTTGGTGATGACATAAAGGCGCAGATCGGTGCAACCATAACCCACAGGACACTTGCAAACCTGTTCCGTGATAGAGGAGTGAAGCTCGAGAGAACCTACCAGTTGAACACAGGCGGAAACACCGATTTCCTGAACATGCTCAACAGGAGCAGGCTGGATTCTAAAAAAGAGTCAAAAACTGAGGCTGTTCAGGCTGTTCTGGCTGAAAGGCTTGAACCTGAGAACATCCACATTGGTCCATCCGATTACGTGACCTGGCAGCAGGACAACAAGCTCTGCTTCCTCAGAATGGAGGGTAAAACCTTCGGAGATGTTCCAATGAACATAGAGCTTCGATTGAGCGTTGAAGACTCACCAAACTCTGCAGGCTGTGTTATAGATGCCATAAGATGCTGTAAACTGGCACTTGAAAGGGGAATAGGCGGACAGCTCACCTCAATCTCAGCCTACACAATGAAACATCCACCAGAACAGTTCACAGATGATGTGGCCCGTAACATGGTTGAGGAGTTTATTGCTGGGAAGAGGGAGAGATAA
- a CDS encoding C1 family peptidase translates to MDEINEKGMGWFPDIPDRRDLTLEIEKKKNDRIKDMVNELGIQEPVTGIPDNMDLRQWCSPVEDQKSLGSCTANAGVGLLEYFERRAFGNHIDASRLFLYKNSRKLAGLTGDTGSYLRTTMAALVLFGVPPEKYWPYTDKKPDFDVDPDAFCYAFAENYKTIQYLRLDPPSTSTNTLLDRIKTNLTAGLPSMFGFTVYDSIYDAEAGKIPYPCSGEKVAGGHAVVAVGYDDSVVIENPKCGKTSNGALLIRNSWGKSWGDEGYGWLPYDYVLKGLAIDWWTLVKADWVATGEFGL, encoded by the coding sequence ATGGATGAAATAAATGAAAAAGGAATGGGATGGTTTCCAGATATCCCTGATAGGCGAGATCTAACCCTTGAAATTGAAAAAAAGAAGAACGACAGAATAAAAGACATGGTAAATGAGTTAGGTATCCAAGAACCTGTAACTGGAATTCCAGATAACATGGATCTAAGACAGTGGTGTTCTCCTGTGGAGGATCAGAAAAGTCTTGGGTCATGCACTGCAAATGCAGGTGTTGGTCTGCTTGAATACTTTGAACGCCGGGCCTTTGGTAATCACATAGATGCTTCAAGGCTTTTCCTCTACAAAAATTCCAGAAAGCTTGCAGGACTAACTGGTGATACTGGATCTTACCTCAGAACAACCATGGCTGCTTTGGTTCTCTTTGGAGTGCCACCTGAAAAGTACTGGCCCTACACAGATAAAAAACCAGATTTTGATGTAGATCCAGATGCCTTTTGCTATGCATTTGCTGAGAACTACAAAACGATTCAGTACCTGCGATTGGATCCTCCCTCAACATCTACAAACACCCTTTTGGATAGAATAAAAACAAATCTTACAGCAGGCTTGCCCTCCATGTTTGGTTTCACAGTTTACGATTCAATATATGATGCAGAAGCTGGGAAGATACCCTATCCATGCAGTGGAGAGAAGGTTGCAGGTGGTCATGCCGTAGTTGCAGTGGGATACGATGACAGTGTTGTGATCGAAAATCCAAAATGTGGAAAAACAAGCAATGGCGCCCTGTTAATCCGGAACTCATGGGGAAAGTCATGGGGAGACGAGGGTTATGGATGGCTGCCATATGACTACGTTCTCAAGGGACTGGCTATTGATTGGTGGACACTTGTCAAGGCGGATTGGGTTGCAACTGGGGAATTTGGCCTTTAA
- a CDS encoding molybdopterin-dependent oxidoreductase: MKKILTACTRDCPGGCSIIATVQDGKITKLKGNPDHDITDGFLCPNTSKYLENVQYNSKRVLHPLKKVNGAWKRISWDEAFDIMVSRLRYTIKKHGTESILYYQGFGSRTALKILNRRFFNLLGGVSTIYGTVCGGIGQAGQEMDLGRRISHDHMDHLNSRVVIIWGRNPAVTDIHLWRILRKAQRNGTKLIVVDPIKTKTARYADIFVQPKPGTDPYLAIAVSKLILQKDLADKDFISRNTKNFEKYLQIIYGFSMEELSIKCDVPTETITELALTYSQNKPSSIVTGWGLHRYMAGHLTFRFLDALAAITGNIGISGGGVSQGFEEFGFFDGSYSLDNLDKSRKLPMPTIGRAILKTEDPPIKMAFITSGNPVNLSPNSNRVKKAFEGVDYVVMMDHFLNDTSDVADLFLPATTFLEEGDMLGSYGHNWISPINPVSPPEGEAKSEFEVFQTLADKMGFGEEMAGSTAEWLEKIAAPIADMGIQWEDIKKGPVNLVPEDEIPYADGEFLTESGKFEFIDEFHETSCYRKNKDLEDGYNLHLISSSPEKWIRSVVPETEMKQGVLSVEVSSKVLQKLGMHDGETAVLESPVGELEVILQESEGVRIDTVKVQMGGWMKYGKNINVLTVDVMSEAGNGTPYYETMVKIRKK; this comes from the coding sequence TTGAAAAAAATTTTAACTGCCTGTACAAGGGACTGTCCCGGTGGCTGTAGCATAATCGCCACAGTTCAAGATGGAAAAATAACCAAATTAAAGGGAAATCCCGACCATGACATCACAGATGGATTTCTTTGTCCAAACACTTCTAAGTACCTTGAAAATGTTCAGTATAACTCAAAAAGGGTTTTACATCCGCTTAAAAAGGTGAATGGGGCCTGGAAGAGAATAAGTTGGGATGAAGCCTTTGACATAATGGTGTCCCGACTCAGATATACAATAAAAAAACATGGAACAGAATCCATACTTTACTACCAGGGATTTGGATCAAGAACCGCTCTTAAAATACTTAATCGTCGATTTTTCAATTTACTGGGTGGGGTTTCAACCATTTATGGGACTGTTTGTGGTGGCATAGGTCAGGCAGGTCAGGAAATGGATCTGGGCAGGAGAATATCCCATGATCACATGGACCACCTAAACAGTAGGGTTGTGATCATTTGGGGTAGAAATCCCGCAGTCACAGACATCCACCTCTGGAGGATACTCAGGAAAGCCCAGAGAAACGGTACAAAACTCATAGTTGTTGACCCCATTAAAACAAAAACAGCAAGATACGCGGATATTTTCGTTCAACCGAAACCTGGAACGGATCCTTACCTTGCAATTGCAGTTTCAAAACTGATACTTCAGAAGGATCTTGCAGACAAAGATTTTATTAGTAGAAACACTAAAAACTTCGAGAAATACCTCCAGATCATCTATGGCTTTTCCATGGAGGAACTCTCAATTAAATGTGATGTCCCGACTGAAACCATAACGGAACTTGCACTTACATACTCTCAAAACAAACCTTCCAGCATAGTCACTGGTTGGGGCCTCCACAGATACATGGCAGGACACCTTACCTTCAGATTTTTGGATGCCCTAGCAGCCATAACAGGAAACATTGGGATCTCCGGTGGGGGTGTGAGCCAGGGATTCGAGGAGTTCGGCTTCTTTGATGGTTCATATTCCCTCGACAATTTAGATAAAAGTAGAAAACTTCCAATGCCGACAATTGGGAGGGCCATCCTTAAAACAGAGGATCCACCTATAAAGATGGCATTCATAACATCAGGAAACCCTGTTAATCTGAGCCCGAACTCGAACAGAGTTAAAAAAGCATTTGAAGGTGTTGATTATGTTGTGATGATGGATCACTTCCTAAACGACACATCCGATGTTGCAGATCTGTTTTTACCTGCAACAACCTTCCTTGAAGAGGGGGACATGCTTGGGAGTTATGGTCACAATTGGATATCTCCTATAAATCCAGTATCGCCTCCTGAAGGTGAGGCAAAATCAGAGTTTGAGGTTTTTCAGACACTTGCAGATAAGATGGGATTTGGAGAGGAAATGGCAGGAAGCACGGCTGAATGGTTAGAGAAGATAGCAGCTCCCATTGCAGACATGGGGATCCAATGGGAAGATATTAAAAAAGGCCCTGTGAATCTGGTGCCTGAAGATGAGATCCCCTACGCCGATGGAGAGTTCTTAACAGAATCTGGGAAATTTGAATTCATAGATGAATTCCATGAAACTTCATGTTACAGAAAAAACAAGGATCTTGAGGATGGTTACAACCTCCATCTTATCTCATCCTCCCCTGAAAAATGGATCCGTTCGGTTGTCCCAGAAACTGAAATGAAGCAGGGAGTTCTCAGTGTTGAAGTTTCATCCAAGGTACTCCAGAAACTAGGGATGCATGATGGAGAAACTGCAGTTCTTGAATCTCCAGTTGGGGAGCTTGAAGTAATTCTTCAGGAGAGTGAGGGTGTAAGGATAGACACGGTTAAGGTGCAGATGGGTGGCTGGATGAAGTACGGTAAAAATATCAACGTTTTAACTGTGGATGTCATGAGTGAAGCTGGAAATGGAACTCCATACTATGAAACTATGGTTAAAATTCGAAAAAAATGA
- a CDS encoding NifB/NifX family molybdenum-iron cluster-binding protein, with translation MFHKGEGIEMRIAVASSDGKNVDLHFSTCDHFLIFELQDGLVEFLELREKPNTIIKEHSDRWRSACALLEDCDMILCAKIGPEPRSNIEKKDIKVLESQGLIKDNLENLH, from the coding sequence ATGTTCCATAAGGGGGAAGGTATCGAAATGAGAATTGCAGTAGCTTCAAGTGATGGTAAAAATGTGGATCTGCACTTTTCAACATGTGATCACTTCTTGATCTTTGAGTTGCAGGATGGACTGGTGGAATTCCTTGAACTCAGGGAAAAACCAAATACTATAATTAAAGAGCATTCAGATCGCTGGAGATCTGCCTGTGCCCTACTGGAAGATTGTGATATGATCCTATGTGCTAAAATTGGTCCAGAACCCAGATCAAATATTGAAAAGAAGGACATCAAGGTACTAGAATCACAGGGGCTGATTAAAGACAACCTTGAAAACCTTCATTAA